A genomic region of Choristoneura fumiferana chromosome 15, NRCan_CFum_1, whole genome shotgun sequence contains the following coding sequences:
- the LOC141435571 gene encoding regucalcin-like, translating to MTIDTDGNLWIANFDGHQILQVDPRKGKLLRKIRIPALQVTSATFGGPALDVLYVTSASLNRGVEQKPPCGSTFRVTGLDVKGHPNVNVKLQ from the exons ATGACCATCGACACCGACGGCAACCTCTGGATCGCTAACTTCGACGGACACCAG ATTCTCCAGGTAGACCCTCGTAAAGGCAAGCTGCTCCGTAAGATCCGCATCCCAGCGCTCCAGGTGACCTCGGCGACGTTCGGGGGCCCGGCCCTGGACGTCCTGTACGTGACCTCAGCCAGTCTGAACCGCGGGGTGGAACAGAAGCCTCCCTGCGGCTCCACCTTCAGGGTAACGGGGCTGGACGTGAAGGGACATCCCAATGTTAATGTCAAGTTGCAATAA